A single region of the Anaerococcus urinomassiliensis genome encodes:
- a CDS encoding ATP-binding cassette domain-containing protein, whose protein sequence is MLQIKDLTIRLIEDDRIIIKDFYFTLNKGDKVGLIGEEGNGKSILLKTIVDRENTEKFASISGEINKNNEIIGYLPQSLDDNNASLTTNAYLYKHLSFDMIDYNKLYKYLSDFALPDDILSDDRKMGSLSGGEKIKFILLVEMLKEPSIFLFDEPSNDLDYESLLWLENFMEDLEIPLIFVSHDTNLLKKVANRIIHLEQIRRRSMAKYTISNNTYNDYVTKRDNFIISETTRANNEREEFDKKLYKYKRVHDAVQHDLRATKDDLMGRNLKDKMHTVKSVGKRLEKEEANLTQKPDYEEAIDIFFDEDINIPNGKQVLDFKKDELRIADKLLAKNIELQIIGPDKICIIGKNGVGKTTLLKEILRECQDLNLKVGYMPQSYFEYENGSMTALEYLSQSEAKDDHIKSSNLLASLSFKREEMYRNISDLSGGQKAKLFFAKMNLDKAEVLILDEPTRNLSPLSKPEIIEALRAYKGAIIAVSHDKDFIDQVFDKVYELNGYGLHMII, encoded by the coding sequence ATGTTACAGATAAAAGATTTAACGATACGATTAATAGAAGATGACAGGATTATTATCAAAGATTTTTATTTTACTTTAAACAAGGGGGACAAGGTTGGGCTCATCGGCGAAGAGGGCAATGGCAAGTCAATCCTTTTAAAAACTATAGTTGATAGGGAAAATACAGAAAAATTTGCCAGCATTAGTGGAGAAATTAATAAAAACAATGAAATAATTGGGTATCTGCCACAAAGTTTGGATGACAATAATGCAAGTCTTACTACCAATGCTTATCTTTATAAACACCTAAGCTTTGATATGATAGATTATAACAAACTTTATAAGTATCTATCTGACTTTGCTTTGCCGGACGATATCTTATCAGATGACAGAAAGATGGGAAGTCTGTCTGGTGGGGAGAAGATTAAATTTATACTTCTAGTAGAAATGCTAAAAGAACCGAGTATTTTTCTATTTGATGAGCCTAGCAATGATTTGGACTATGAATCTTTGCTTTGGCTAGAAAACTTCATGGAAGATTTAGAAATTCCTCTTATATTTGTATCCCACGATACCAATTTGCTAAAAAAGGTGGCTAATAGAATAATCCACCTGGAACAAATCAGACGTAGGTCTATGGCCAAGTACACCATTTCAAACAATACTTACAATGACTATGTGACAAAAAGAGATAACTTTATCATAAGTGAAACTACCAGAGCTAATAACGAACGAGAAGAATTTGATAAAAAATTATACAAATATAAAAGGGTCCACGATGCAGTCCAGCACGACCTTAGAGCTACCAAGGATGACTTAATGGGTAGAAATCTAAAGGATAAGATGCACACTGTAAAGTCCGTCGGCAAGAGACTAGAAAAAGAAGAAGCAAATTTGACTCAAAAACCAGACTATGAGGAAGCCATAGATATATTTTTCGATGAAGATATAAATATTCCAAATGGTAAGCAAGTCCTAGACTTTAAGAAAGATGAGCTAAGGATTGCTGATAAGCTCTTGGCAAAAAATATTGAACTTCAAATCATAGGTCCTGATAAAATCTGTATAATTGGGAAAAATGGAGTAGGCAAAACCACCTTGCTTAAAGAGATATTAAGAGAATGCCAGGACCTAAATCTAAAAGTGGGTTATATGCCCCAATCATATTTCGAATATGAAAATGGATCTATGACAGCCCTAGAGTACCTATCTCAGTCGGAAGCTAAAGATGACCATATAAAATCATCCAATCTCCTAGCAAGCTTAAGCTTTAAAAGAGAAGAAATGTATAGAAATATATCCGACCTATCAGGAGGACAAAAGGCCAAACTTTTCTTTGCTAAGATGAATCTAGACAAGGCAGAAGTCCTAATCCTTGACGAGCCCACCAGAAACCTTTCTCCCTTGTCAAAGCCAGAGATTATAGAAGCCCTCAGAGCATACAAGGGAGCCATAATAGCCGTCTCCCACGATAAGGACTTCATAGACCAAGTTTTTGATAAGGTGTATGAACTAAATGGATATGGTTTGCATATGATTATATGA
- the murJ gene encoding murein biosynthesis integral membrane protein MurJ codes for MGQTTLILMIITVISKIFGFVRESVMAAYIGAGELKSIYTTAMTIPNMLTGIIVTGILSAYIPVYNKALNEKGEKRAKDFTSNLINILMIYGAVAVVFVIIFARPLSILFSPKLSGESLKIAVNFTRIMSFSIFAYLSSSVIRGYLNIKGNFIEPDVVGFILNILIIISTILTGNIGNPYILIVGTLLAQIFQFIRFPSVSRRLGYSHKKVVDFKDPYFKSLMIIMLPIIISSAADQLSILIDNSMASAFFGVASVSKIFYAKTMLNFIMGVVTLTVATVSFPDIARLGQSGDIDGMKESVSSSIITSMLLVIPATFGMMALANPIIQLAFERRAFTASDTAIVSSLLVSYGPYIIFASVIKIMANGFYAIGDAKTPVRIVLIQQIVNVILNVILVKLFGIDGLGYATSLSTFIGSLLMVLSFSKKIGNYKDNNLIISIIKITLLSLLISALAKFIYGYLINNYSLIISLFISVAIAGLVFIVLILLVKIPELYDLRHSIKNKLSKNK; via the coding sequence ATGGGACAAACGACACTAATACTGATGATAATTACAGTAATATCAAAAATATTTGGATTCGTAAGAGAGTCAGTAATGGCAGCCTATATAGGAGCTGGGGAGCTGAAGTCTATTTATACTACGGCTATGACCATACCAAATATGCTTACTGGAATAATTGTAACAGGTATTTTGTCAGCCTACATTCCTGTCTATAATAAAGCATTAAATGAAAAAGGTGAAAAAAGAGCTAAGGATTTCACTTCCAACCTTATAAATATTCTTATGATTTACGGAGCGGTAGCAGTAGTATTTGTAATTATTTTTGCTAGGCCACTATCGATATTATTCTCTCCTAAACTATCAGGAGAATCACTTAAAATTGCTGTTAATTTTACAAGAATAATGTCTTTTTCAATATTTGCATACCTATCATCATCTGTAATAAGAGGGTATCTAAACATTAAAGGCAATTTTATTGAACCTGATGTAGTTGGATTTATATTAAATATATTAATTATTATTTCTACAATACTAACAGGAAATATAGGCAATCCTTATATTTTAATAGTAGGCACGTTACTTGCTCAAATATTCCAGTTTATAAGATTTCCAAGTGTCAGCAGAAGATTAGGATATTCTCATAAAAAAGTGGTTGATTTTAAAGACCCTTATTTTAAATCATTGATGATTATAATGTTACCCATTATAATTTCTTCAGCTGCTGACCAACTATCTATTTTGATAGACAACTCAATGGCCTCTGCTTTCTTTGGGGTAGCATCTGTATCAAAGATTTTTTATGCAAAGACGATGCTCAACTTCATTATGGGAGTAGTTACTTTGACTGTAGCTACTGTATCATTTCCAGATATAGCAAGACTAGGGCAGTCTGGAGATATTGATGGCATGAAAGAGTCTGTGTCATCATCCATTATTACTAGCATGTTGCTAGTAATACCTGCTACATTTGGTATGATGGCCCTTGCAAACCCAATTATACAATTGGCCTTTGAAAGAAGAGCATTTACAGCAAGTGATACAGCAATTGTTTCAAGCCTACTTGTATCATATGGACCTTATATTATTTTTGCTTCAGTTATCAAGATAATGGCAAATGGATTTTACGCTATTGGAGATGCAAAAACTCCTGTAAGGATCGTTCTCATCCAGCAAATAGTTAACGTTATTTTGAATGTTATATTGGTCAAACTTTTTGGTATAGATGGCTTGGGATATGCAACAAGTTTATCTACATTTATAGGTAGTTTATTAATGGTATTATCATTTTCTAAAAAAATTGGTAATTATAAAGATAATAATCTTATTATATCTATAATTAAAATCACATTATTATCATTACTTATATCTGCACTGGCAAAATTTATATATGGATACTTAATCAACAATTATTCGCTTATCATCAGTCTATTTATATCGGTTGCTATCGCTGGGTTGGTATTTATAGTATTGATATTATTAGTTAAGATTCCAGAGTTATATGATTTGAGACATTCCATAAAGAATAAGTTAAGTAAAAACAAGTGA
- a CDS encoding LCP family protein, whose amino-acid sequence MRKSKNLFSKIVAVLAAIINLLFFVFLFRHDILPIKLRIILLVVFALLLAYYLYLAFKKEESSPGLVVLAILFIITSIGEGIFYSYASKSIQTVNKINEQADINNSQMSFVVLKDSDIDSLEEASDYEIAISEDFDGDNSQKAIDEYKNKFDNKLNTVNLGNYLASAQSLIDGQSQVMLLNEGYRQLIEESIEGFSDKTRVLESVVVKGKEVKEKQRKKVGAKYPFNVYISGIDTYGSLSKVSRSDVNLVVSVNPGQRKVLITTIPRDTYLPLGGDEGKYDKLTHAGLFGVDTSIKSLENLLDIEIDYYGRVNFTTVTQLVDVIGGITVENPVAFNTGKYNFPQGNVDMDGAMALAYSRERYSLAEGDFDRGRNQTRVMTGIIKKMLRPEILLNFNQISEIALQSVNTDMPYAKMIQLVNYQIEDSRDWSIETQALEGRGASGLPSYLMPNADLYMMKVDENSLKEVKAKIEENNQVKED is encoded by the coding sequence ATGAGAAAATCTAAAAATCTTTTTTCAAAAATAGTAGCAGTGTTAGCTGCTATTATTAATTTGTTATTTTTCGTGTTTTTGTTTAGACACGATATTTTACCTATAAAATTAAGAATAATTCTGCTAGTAGTATTCGCACTACTCTTAGCATACTATCTATACTTAGCATTCAAAAAAGAAGAATCATCCCCAGGCCTAGTAGTTTTGGCCATTCTATTTATCATAACCAGTATAGGTGAGGGTATATTCTATTCCTATGCAAGTAAATCTATCCAAACTGTAAACAAAATCAACGAGCAGGCAGATATCAACAACAGCCAAATGTCTTTTGTTGTGCTTAAAGACTCTGACATAGATAGTTTGGAGGAAGCATCCGACTACGAGATTGCAATATCAGAAGACTTTGACGGGGACAATAGCCAAAAGGCCATAGACGAATACAAGAATAAGTTTGACAATAAACTTAATACTGTAAACCTTGGTAACTACCTAGCATCAGCCCAGTCCCTCATAGACGGACAAAGTCAAGTAATGCTACTAAACGAAGGTTACAGACAATTAATAGAAGAAAGTATCGAAGGATTCTCTGACAAAACCCGAGTACTAGAATCAGTAGTAGTAAAGGGAAAAGAGGTCAAAGAAAAACAAAGGAAAAAAGTAGGAGCCAAATATCCTTTCAATGTTTATATCTCAGGAATAGACACCTACGGCAGCCTATCCAAAGTATCCAGATCCGACGTTAACCTAGTAGTAAGCGTGAACCCAGGCCAAAGAAAGGTACTAATCACAACCATACCTAGGGACACATATCTACCACTTGGCGGGGATGAGGGCAAATACGACAAGCTAACCCACGCTGGTCTATTTGGCGTGGACACATCTATCAAGAGTCTAGAAAACCTCCTGGACATAGAAATCGACTACTACGGAAGGGTAAACTTCACTACAGTTACTCAACTAGTAGACGTCATAGGAGGCATTACAGTAGAAAACCCAGTAGCATTTAATACTGGCAAATACAACTTCCCACAAGGAAATGTAGACATGGACGGAGCTATGGCCCTAGCCTACTCCAGGGAAAGATATAGCCTAGCAGAAGGCGACTTTGACAGAGGAAGAAACCAAACCAGAGTCATGACAGGCATAATCAAAAAGATGCTCAGACCAGAAATACTCCTAAACTTCAACCAAATCTCAGAAATCGCCCTACAATCAGTCAACACAGATATGCCATACGCAAAAATGATCCAACTAGTCAACTACCAAATAGAAGATTCTAGAGATTGGTCCATAGAAACACAAGCCTTAGAAGGAAGGGGAGCAAGTGGCCTACCATCATACCTAATGCCAAATGCTGACCTATACATGATGAAAGTAGATGAAAACTCTTTAAAAGAAGTCAAAGCAAAAATAGAGGAAAATAACCAAGTAAAAGAAGACTAA
- a CDS encoding class I SAM-dependent methyltransferase, producing MLDNKGFDLWSDDYDKSVGLSDDDNTYPFAGYREILNQIYNEVLYLPAKKILDVGFGTGTLTSRLYEKGIEIYGQDFSEEMLKIAQEKMPDAHLYSKDFSDGLSEELLANKYDAIIATYSLHHLEDEDKVDFIKLLFPLLDDGGKILIGDVAFRTRHDLEICKNHAGDYWDYEEFYFVYDEIKDKFPTSTFDQMSHCAGIIIIEN from the coding sequence ATGTTGGATAATAAAGGTTTTGACCTATGGTCAGATGATTACGACAAGAGCGTTGGCCTATCGGATGATGATAATACATATCCCTTTGCTGGATACAGGGAAATTTTAAACCAAATTTATAATGAGGTCCTATACTTACCGGCTAAGAAGATTTTGGATGTAGGTTTTGGAACAGGAACTCTTACTAGCCGTCTTTATGAAAAAGGAATAGAAATATATGGCCAAGATTTTTCAGAAGAAATGCTAAAAATTGCTCAAGAGAAAATGCCTGATGCACACCTATACTCCAAAGATTTCTCGGATGGTTTAAGTGAAGAACTTCTGGCAAATAAATACGATGCTATTATCGCAACATATTCCCTTCATCATCTAGAAGATGAAGATAAGGTTGACTTTATAAAGTTACTGTTTCCATTATTAGATGATGGAGGAAAGATTTTGATAGGAGATGTCGCTTTTAGGACTCGCCATGACTTGGAAATTTGCAAAAATCACGCTGGGGATTATTGGGATTATGAGGAATTTTATTTTGTCTATGATGAAATCAAAGACAAATTCCCAACTTCTACTTTTGATCAGATGTCCCATTGTGCGGGTATAATAATTATTGAGAATTAA
- a CDS encoding NADPH-dependent FMN reductase has product MTKKIGFIVGSLRKDSYNKKVAENIVELLPEGFEASFIEIGDLPLYNEEYDDGTLETPESYTRFRDEMESADAFIFVTPEYNRSMPASIKNAIDVGSRPYEDMKWAGKKLAVISASLAMTAGLRANYEVRTSLAFLGANVLAQPEVMLSEIHKCFDENGNMIEFTREFLASFVEKFVEFIK; this is encoded by the coding sequence ATGACTAAGAAAATTGGTTTTATTGTAGGGAGTCTGAGGAAAGATTCTTATAATAAAAAAGTTGCAGAGAATATTGTTGAACTTTTACCAGAAGGATTTGAGGCAAGCTTTATTGAAATAGGAGATTTGCCTTTATACAATGAAGAATATGATGATGGCACATTAGAAACTCCGGAGTCTTATACTAGATTTAGAGATGAAATGGAAAGTGCAGATGCTTTTATATTTGTTACTCCTGAGTACAATAGGTCCATGCCAGCTAGTATCAAAAATGCAATCGATGTTGGATCAAGGCCATATGAAGATATGAAGTGGGCTGGTAAGAAGCTTGCTGTTATAAGTGCATCTCTTGCTATGACTGCAGGACTAAGGGCAAATTATGAGGTAAGAACATCATTAGCATTTTTAGGGGCCAATGTTTTGGCTCAACCAGAAGTTATGTTATCAGAGATTCACAAGTGCTTTGATGAAAATGGCAATATGATCGAATTTACAAGAGAATTTTTAGCAAGCTTTGTTGAGAAATTTGTAGAATTTATAAAATAA
- the fic gene encoding protein adenylyltransferase Fic: MNKNSEEYISKKRAIDLRDSGRIDDFEIGSVKGLLDIHYALFHDLEGFDAGKIRKVNISKGNFRFANSMYLNPALEAIEKMPENNFDQIIDKYVEMNVAHPFIEGNGRATRIWLDLILKKNLGKCIDWQRVDKVDYLELMKISPVRSKYIKMLLKDALTDKIEDREVFMKGLDQSYIYEGLDKVRSEEIDK; encoded by the coding sequence GTGAATAAGAATAGTGAAGAATACATAAGCAAAAAAAGAGCCATTGACTTACGGGATTCTGGAAGAATAGACGACTTTGAAATAGGAAGCGTCAAGGGACTTTTGGATATCCATTATGCCCTATTCCACGACCTAGAAGGATTCGACGCAGGCAAGATTCGAAAAGTCAATATATCAAAGGGGAACTTCCGCTTTGCTAATTCTATGTATCTTAATCCAGCTCTTGAAGCTATAGAGAAAATGCCTGAAAATAATTTTGATCAAATAATTGATAAGTACGTGGAGATGAATGTAGCCCATCCCTTTATAGAGGGAAATGGAAGGGCTACGAGGATATGGCTTGATTTGATCTTAAAAAAGAATTTGGGCAAGTGTATAGATTGGCAGAGAGTAGATAAAGTTGATTACCTAGAACTTATGAAAATAAGTCCTGTTAGAAGCAAATACATCAAGATGCTTCTTAAAGATGCACTGACTGATAAGATAGAAGATAGAGAAGTATTTATGAAGGGGCTTGACCAATCTTATATTTATGAAGGCTTAGATAAAGTTAGGTCTGAAGAAATTGATAAATAA
- a CDS encoding RNA helicase translates to MKKLEIILDLGDGPLVSKYYDEKSDRLLTGIDVVDNDEYIQKLNNEIQDLYSSYYKIDYNDEPVYFDKDQEKKDKYKMLDLLKKLIKRLNELNDGSFEIYDRETERVKNL, encoded by the coding sequence ATGAAAAAATTAGAGATAATATTAGATTTAGGTGATGGACCATTAGTGAGTAAGTATTACGACGAAAAATCTGATCGCTTGCTTACAGGCATAGATGTTGTTGACAATGATGAATATATCCAAAAATTAAATAATGAAATTCAAGATTTATATTCATCATATTATAAAATTGATTACAATGATGAACCCGTATATTTTGACAAAGACCAAGAGAAAAAAGATAAATACAAAATGCTTGATCTTCTTAAAAAACTCATAAAAAGGCTTAATGAATTAAATGATGGCTCATTCGAGATTTATGATAGAGAAACTGAGAGAGTTAAAAACTTATAA
- a CDS encoding Fic family protein, with product MRVFNYNLLKDKKWDFEIINYISTIEKFKGRGEVFLSQKAQTLDNLVELAIIQSTESSNKIEGIRTTDSRMRDLLQKNIKPKNRDEEDILGYQDVLSTIHESYKYIPISSDVILQLHKDLFRYSDRSIAGRYKNTQNYISQTNADGESYTIFTPLDPFQTPIAMGMICDSYNKEIDRGEISPLILIPSFIHDFLCIHPFNDGNGRMSRLLTTLLLYKMGYQVGKYISLEEKIEKTKINYYKSLEYSGQGRSTNDEDKIYFIKYILGIITSAYRDFEERVDIFDNNLSAFDLVKNAVNNQLGKFTKSDIMKLTPSISKSSVENSLRDLLDSGLIERHGKGRGTFYVKK from the coding sequence ATGAGAGTTTTTAATTACAATTTATTGAAAGATAAAAAGTGGGATTTTGAAATAATCAACTATATATCAACTATAGAAAAATTTAAGGGTAGAGGGGAGGTATTCCTATCGCAAAAAGCCCAGACCTTAGATAATCTAGTTGAGCTTGCTATCATCCAAAGTACAGAAAGTTCCAATAAAATCGAGGGTATTAGAACAACAGATTCTAGGATGCGTGACTTACTTCAAAAAAATATAAAGCCCAAAAATAGAGATGAAGAAGATATACTTGGTTATCAGGATGTGCTAAGCACTATACATGAATCTTACAAGTATATACCTATTAGCTCGGATGTAATCCTACAATTACATAAAGATCTCTTTAGGTATTCAGATAGGTCAATTGCTGGTAGATACAAAAATACTCAAAACTACATCAGCCAGACAAATGCCGATGGAGAAAGTTATACAATATTTACTCCCCTAGACCCTTTCCAAACACCAATTGCAATGGGGATGATATGTGATTCTTACAATAAAGAAATTGATAGAGGAGAAATCAGTCCATTGATTCTTATCCCTTCTTTTATCCATGATTTCCTTTGTATACATCCTTTTAACGACGGCAATGGTAGGATGTCGAGACTCCTGACTACTTTGTTATTATACAAAATGGGTTACCAAGTTGGAAAATATATAAGCCTTGAAGAAAAAATCGAAAAAACAAAAATTAACTATTACAAGTCCTTGGAATATAGTGGACAAGGCCGGTCTACAAATGATGAAGATAAAATTTATTTTATAAAATATATCCTAGGAATAATTACTTCTGCATATAGAGATTTTGAAGAGAGAGTAGATATATTCGATAACAATCTATCAGCGTTTGACCTAGTTAAGAATGCAGTTAATAATCAATTGGGAAAATTTACAAAGTCCGACATTATGAAACTTACACCAAGTATAAGCAAATCATCAGTTGAAAATTCCTTGAGAGACTTGCTTGATTCTGGACTAATAGAAAGACATGGTAAAGGCAGAGGAACTTTTTACGTGAAGAAATGA